The following nucleotide sequence is from Mytilus trossulus isolate FHL-02 chromosome 9, PNRI_Mtr1.1.1.hap1, whole genome shotgun sequence.
tctaaaatgaaattataaatcattttgatCTCTGAGACAACTACTAAGCTGTGGCGAATCTCTGAGACTACTAAGCCATGGcgaataaaaaattgtaaaacaaaacctGATAGGGAGGTATACCAATCAAAAACTACACAATTGGTTGAAGATAAATGAACTTTCGTTGAGAATTCTGGAGTTATCTATCTGTTTTTAAACAGTCGTGGAATGGTTGAATGTTTTCAGTTTGTAATGTTCACTCTGGAAATTAtagattaaataaaaacaacaagcATATTAATCAATACCATTATGTTAAATTTAATCCACACTATATTTGAAAGATATCTGTCTGTTGGTGTTTATAGCGGAGTAGCCATTGCTTGGAACTAAGGGCATCTCAGTCGCATACATGAACAACATTGCGGCAATCGGATACGTCTTCGCACTAAACCGGACCTTGAGCaccaaatataataataatatgacCTCCATGTACTCTGTCTGCAGGCAGTGATTCCTGAATATGCTTCCTTTACTCCTTGACAACCCCTAgatctataaaaatatatgtatcgtGTCAAATGGAAGCTTTTTCGAGAACAGTAAAACCACCCATATTTCTGATACCggattaaatgatatatatatatatgatttcttgcaaatcaaattataaatgcCGAATTATGTATGATGCAACAAAGAAATGAACACTAACACATACTGTATTCGGAAATGATTCcattttaattcataaattttaattcaatacATGACATCATTAGCATTCTGAACATTAGTCACGcgtttcaaatctttttttgaaAAGCAACTTCTCATATTTAACCTTATGCCATGCGTTTAAATAGAACATACTGAATTGAACTGTGCGTGGTTTTTCTGTAGCAgtaaaaaagtaatttttaacAACAATCACACAACTTTCATGAATATTACTCACGTGCAGGCAGTGTAGGGACAACGTAGACGATACCATGGAGAAAGCATCCAGCATGTTTGTCCTTTGTATACGATGGTTTTTGGAAAGTAAAAGTACTTTGTGTATTTTGGGCACGTATCAAGCCAGAAAGGAACAGGTCTAGGTGAAACAGATGATTTGTCAACAGGTTTTACATCAGCAGTTCTAAAAAGATACAATTGTATTAAATGAACTAAATATGTGCCTATTGTTATGCGttaacttttctacattggtttgATGTATATGGGGAGGATTGAGATCGCTTAAACATGTTTGACCCGGCCGCATTTCagcgcctgtcccaattcaggagcctctagcctttttaagtcttgtattatttttacttttagtttcttatgtacaatttgaaatttagtttggctaaggtaatcttgcctgggataagaaaatccttattttttcgaacatttcaaagttttgctagcagaaaatttataacaatgaccacagtattgatattcatgtcaacaccgaagtgagactactgggctggtgatactctcggggaccaaacgtccaccagcattgggatcgacccagttgtgtaaataattatcaaaggtaccaggattataatttagttcgccagacgcgcgtttcgtctacaaatgactcgtcagtgacgctcagatcaacaTAGTTGTATCGTCAAATgtgtacgaagttgaaaagtattgaggacctaaaatttcaaaaatgttgtgccaaatacggctaaggtaatctatgcctgggataagaaaatccttagtttttcgaaaaactcaaagttttgttagcaggaaattaaaaaaaatgaccacattattgatattcaagtcaacaccgaagtgggactactgggctggtgataccctcggggaccaAACGTCCACCAGAATTGACATCCACCCAGtggaaatagttatcaaaggtaccaggattataattaagtacgccagacgtgcgttacgtctacaaaagactcgtcagtgacgctcagatcaaaatagttgtatcGTCAAACatgtacgaagttgaagagcattgaggacctacaattacaaaaatgttgtgccaaatacggataatttgtctgttctatggtcgggttgttgtttctttgacacattccgcatttccattctcaatgttaaaATTGACTGCTTAAAGTATCATTTTCCTTAGTTAtagattatatatttaaaataacagaTGATACTATAACATACATTATGCGGCAGTAAacgttttatgaaatttagattTACAGCGCTTTCGGAAGACAAAACAAAGAATTAAACGAACAATCAGTGCTCActataacaaagaaaaaagaaaaacacaaacaaactgAGCACACGACAATGACTAgaaagtatatacatgtacattggaATACCAGTTTCACTTTGTAAATTCTGAACAAAACTGGTTACAAAATACgtattgatattttcatattctgtgtacttaaacatttaaagtagaagattttcataaaataggTAATCTTAGAGGCATgcttttttattagttgttaatggctttgaactagctgtctgataactgcgagtactctcagatctattgattttgtgtcgggatgtataagtacccggccacgtccacttgtattttttgtctatctgatgagttaagcctttttctactgatttttatagttcgttcttatgttgtactgttataccactgtcccaggttatgggagggttgggatcccgctaacatgtttaaccccgccacattatttatgtatgtgcctgtcccaagtcaggagcctgtaattcagtggttgtcgtttgtttatgtgttacatatttgtttttcgttaatttttttacataaataaggccgttagttttctcgtttgaattgtgttacattgtcttatcggggccttttatagttgactatatgcggtatgggctttgctcattgttgaaggccgtacggtgacctataattgttaatgtttgttttattttggtcttttgtgaatagttgtctcattggcaatcataccacatcttctgttttataaGTTCATAATCAGATGAAGTTTTGTATGTACATACGTATATGCAAAACCTAATATTCCATCattgaatgaaaatgaaatgttcACGCACCGGTGTAAATTTGTATTGAACTTCTTTATTTTAGTTGATCGTTTCACTGTCATATTCAAATTCTGGATCGAAATTATTTTCAAAGGAAatgattgaaaatttaaaagattctTTATTGGCAAATCGGAGATTTTGATTCACAAAAAGACATACGTTTCTTTGTAGTTCATAATTGCTTTATACTAACTGGTATTGCTTTTTTGTGAACGTATGTGctataaaataaactcatcatagataccaggaatgtcattttatatttacgccagacgcgcgtttcgtctacagaagactcattagtgacgctcagatcaaaatagttataaagccaaacaagtataaagttgaagagcattaagaaccaaaaaaatctaaaagtgttgccaaagaAAGCTAAGGtgatctattcctgggataagaaaatcctttgttttttttcaaaaaactcaAAGTCttgaaacagaaaatttataaaaaccaccatataaatgatattcatgtcaacatcgaagtgctgacttctgggctggtgtataaaatttgtaaacactTACTTGTGTCTGTATGTTTCACAAAAACCGTGTCCATGACCTCTAGCAAAATGAAGATCGTGTCTGTTCCTTCTTCGGGACTTAAATATAGCTCTTCTTATAGATGCACTGAAAATACATGCATGTACAGTTATTAAACAACCTGACAgctgccacatgtggagcaggatctgcttacccttccggagcacctaagatcacccccagtttttgttggggttcgtgttgcttagtcttttgttttctatgttgtgccttcagtactattatttgtctatttgtctttttattggcgttttcaatttattttctatctatgagctTGACTCTCCCTTTGGTATCCGTCGTCTCTCTTTTGTTAGGGAATTATAGTTTagtcaaaataaatgaaaaaggaTCGGGTTTTTTTCGAATGCGAGGTGATGCTAGTTT
It contains:
- the LOC134683866 gene encoding uncharacterized protein LOC134683866 encodes the protein MPPPSPPPTPPSTSALYTDSTTNPPTTTTPTPVPNIAPKPTPNRVCTGPKQIHIEELVEARRSGRYPTASIRRAIFKSRRRNRHDLHFARGHGHGFCETYRHKTADVKPVDKSSVSPRPVPFWLDTCPKYTKYFYFPKTIVYKGQTCWMLSPWYRLRCPYTACTSRGCQGVKEAYSGITACRQSTWRSYYYYIWCSRSGLVRRRIRLPQCCSCMRLRCP